From a single Mangifera indica cultivar Alphonso chromosome 19, CATAS_Mindica_2.1, whole genome shotgun sequence genomic region:
- the LOC123202968 gene encoding PLASTID TRANSCRIPTIONALLY ACTIVE protein 6, chloroplastic-like, whose amino-acid sequence MTTTTLLFPPFVACKPLSFTTTNTTTTAAFFPSSIHFPSISFPFPKPFKSPFVVRADEVDADGGGPDDYDMDEEEVEELDNKKDYDVEYDPLAASASAAGDDDDIAMVDSKSFVYTQGWDSEMVVDYRIDEDEFHKISLMECDFFIRKPPDPDNDVYDFREMYVTPPDTDIYAIPKVLAPMPQKYIRCAKSDYGCYNVTEPPIDAPRDPMYKSEREIHKVFLTKHFRNRRLGDPEFVLDFEEIYVIDSKTKSITRAKVLVTVPRSRDRKTDLLVIRDNGTSFKIIHSRERDDPTTVIEKEEWAKSRQDMERHLRKLRDFSISNWF is encoded by the exons ATGACCACTACAACTCTCCTTTTTCCACCGTTTGTCGCTTGCAAACCTCTTTCTTTCACCACCACCAACACTACAACAACTGCAGCCTTCTTTCCTTCTTCCATACATTTCCCGTCCATCTCTTTTCCTTTCCCTAAACCCTTCAAAAGCCCCTTTGTCGTACGCGCCGACGAAGTTGACGCTGATGGCGGCGGTCCCGACGACTACGACATGGACGAGGAAGAGGTGGAGGAGCTGGATAACAAGAAAGACTACGACGTGGAGTACGACCCGCTAGCTGCTTCTGCTAGTGCCGCCGGAGACGACGACGACATTGCGATGGTGGATAGCAAGAGTTTTGTGTATACGCAAGGCTGGGACTCCGAGATGGTGGTGGATTATAGAATTGACGAGGACGAGTTTCATAAAATCAGTCTGATGGAATGCGATTTCTTTATTAGGAAACCTCCGGATCCTGATAACGACGTCTACGATTTCAGAGAG ATGTATGTTACTCCCCCGGATACTGATATTTATGCGATACCGAAGGTTCTTGCTCCAATGCCGCAAAAG TACATTCGCTGTGCAAAGAGTGATTATGGTTGCTACAATGTCACAGAACCACCCATTGACGCACCTCGAGATCCAATGTACAAATCTGAGAGGGAGATTCATAAG GTATTCTTGACAAAGCACTTCAGAAACAGGAGGTTGGGTGATCCAGAGTTTGTGCTAGATTTTGAGGAGATTTATGTTATTGATTCTAAAACAAAGTCGATTACCAGAGCTAAAGTTTTG GTCACAGTTCCAAGAAGCAGAGATAGAAAGACTGACTTACTTGTAATACGGGATAATGGGACCtccttcaaaattattcattca AGGGAAAGAGATGATCCCACCACTGTAATAGAGAAAGAAGAGTGGGCCAAGAGCAGGCAAGACATGGAGAGACATCTGAGAAAGCTTCGGGATTTCAGCATTTCAAATTGGTTCTGA